GATCGCGCCCGCCGAGCCCGCACCCGCCCCGGTCGACAAGGGCCACTTCACCGAGGGTCTGCGCTGGGTCGTCCGTGACCGGTCGATGCGGGCCATGTTCGCGGCCGCGGGGACCGTCCAGTTCTTCAACTACATGTTCCACACCCTGTTCGTGCTCTACGCGACGACGGAACGGGGCCTGAGCGCCGGCGTCCTCGGCCTGGTGCTCGGCGCGGGCGCGGTCGGCGGACTGATCGGCGCGATGTGCTCCGGAGCGGTCGTACGGCGCTTCGGCATCGGGCCGTCCATCGTCCTCGGCTTCGTCGGCTTCACGCTGCCGCTGGTGCTGATCCCGCTCGCCGAGGGCCCGACGCCCCTGGTCGTCGCGGTGTTCTTCGCCGCCGAGTTCCTTTCCTGCCTCGGCGTGATGCTGGTCGACATCTCCAGCGGCTCCCTGCAGATGGCGCTGATACCCGACGCGGTCCGGTCCCGCGTCATGGGCGCCTTCCGCACCCTCAACCACGGCTTCCGCCCCCTCGGGGCGCTCGCCGCCGGTTTCCTCGGCACCGCGGTCGGACTGCGCCCGACGCTCTGGATCGCCACGGTCGGCGCCGTGTTCGCCGTGCTGTGGCTCCTCCCGTCGCCCGTTCCCGGAACTCGCGAACTGCCCAAGGGCGTTGAGGAGGAGCCCGTCGCGGCCTAGCCGCCCGCCTTATTGGTTTGCGGACGGCGTACCGGGCCGGATAGGAAGCTCGCATGCTGAGAGGTGGCAAGGTCGGGCTCAGGGCCCGGCACGAGGACGACATCCCGATCCTGCGGACCGAGCTCTTCGACGACGTGGTCAACGCCGCGCGGGCCGAGGGCGGGCCCTGGCGGCCGATCACGCCCGGTACGAAGGATCCGCGGCTCTTCACCGACGACACCAAGGAGGGGCACGTCCCCTTCTCGGTGGTGGAGTCGGAGGGCGGCACGCTGATCGGCAGCGCGACGCTGTGGGGCATCGACACCCACAACCGGTCCGCGCACATCGGCCTCGGACTGCTGCCGTCCGCCCGCGGCAAGGGCTACGGCACCGACGTCGTCTCGGCGCTGTGCTACTACGGCTTCGCCGTGCGCAGCCTGCACCGGCTGCAGATCGAGACGCTGGCGGACAACCACGCCATGCTGCGCTCCGCCGAGCGCAACGGCTTCGTCCGCGAGGGCGTACTGCGCTCCTCGGCCTGGGTGTTGGGCGAGTTCCTCGACGAGGTGCTGCTCGGGCTGCTCGTCGAGGACTGGAAGCCGGACGCGAAGAGGTAGGCGG
This sequence is a window from Streptomyces sp. HUAS YS2. Protein-coding genes within it:
- a CDS encoding MFS transporter, whose amino-acid sequence is MSIVERIPDLLRERTFRRYWTGQTVSLAGDQITLIAIPLAAVLVLGAGAAEMSWLTTAGLLPSLLLNLPLGAWADRQARRRRAMIAADLARAVLLLTLPVAYLLDVLSLWQLYAVTFGVGALSVLFDACNATLFAALVPTERYVQANSLVNGSRSAAWLAGPSAGGLLVQFLTAPVALVADAFTYLISAGYLARIAPAEPAPAPVDKGHFTEGLRWVVRDRSMRAMFAAAGTVQFFNYMFHTLFVLYATTERGLSAGVLGLVLGAGAVGGLIGAMCSGAVVRRFGIGPSIVLGFVGFTLPLVLIPLAEGPTPLVVAVFFAAEFLSCLGVMLVDISSGSLQMALIPDAVRSRVMGAFRTLNHGFRPLGALAAGFLGTAVGLRPTLWIATVGAVFAVLWLLPSPVPGTRELPKGVEEEPVAA
- a CDS encoding GNAT family N-acetyltransferase, with amino-acid sequence MLRGGKVGLRARHEDDIPILRTELFDDVVNAARAEGGPWRPITPGTKDPRLFTDDTKEGHVPFSVVESEGGTLIGSATLWGIDTHNRSAHIGLGLLPSARGKGYGTDVVSALCYYGFAVRSLHRLQIETLADNHAMLRSAERNGFVREGVLRSSAWVLGEFLDEVLLGLLVEDWKPDAKR